The Kroppenstedtia pulmonis genome has a segment encoding these proteins:
- a CDS encoding GDSL-type esterase/lipase family protein: protein MMKKSILLTLCLILGIVAVKLSVIPLFQKPDEPLVVHDVNILSSLKRSAKEKGTLNYLVLGDSVARGMGSQKPVQGYGSLVAKGLGKEEISLKLINKGVSGQTSGKLAEYLQTPDIQEKIEEADLISLTIGGNDLVKVALDDQNLISVWNKFNSIQKDYGKNLTRILADIRRWNPDAPIILTTLYNPLSPDVAFYRISNSLLNNWNDTMKQTANRYPLTHVVDIHQRLQELQGNWLADQIHPNNKGYRMIAEGILDEIRSGEHVSASAE from the coding sequence ATGATGAAGAAGTCCATTCTCTTAACACTTTGCTTGATCCTGGGGATTGTGGCAGTGAAGTTATCTGTCATCCCTTTGTTCCAAAAACCCGATGAACCCCTGGTGGTTCACGATGTAAATATTTTATCGTCGTTAAAACGGAGTGCAAAGGAAAAAGGAACCCTCAACTATCTGGTTCTGGGGGATTCTGTGGCCAGAGGAATGGGATCTCAAAAGCCGGTTCAGGGGTATGGTTCCCTGGTTGCAAAGGGGTTGGGCAAAGAAGAAATTTCCTTAAAGCTGATCAATAAAGGGGTATCCGGTCAAACATCCGGAAAGTTGGCAGAGTATCTTCAAACGCCGGATATTCAAGAAAAAATCGAGGAAGCTGATCTGATTTCACTGACGATCGGGGGAAATGATTTAGTCAAAGTAGCATTGGATGATCAAAATCTGATCAGTGTATGGAATAAATTCAACAGCATTCAGAAGGATTACGGGAAAAACCTTACCCGGATTCTCGCTGATATCCGTCGCTGGAATCCGGATGCCCCAATCATTCTGACAACCCTTTATAACCCTTTGTCTCCTGATGTTGCTTTTTATCGGATTTCCAACAGCTTGTTAAACAACTGGAATGACACAATGAAACAAACCGCTAATCGTTATCCACTTACCCATGTTGTAGATATTCATCAGCGGCTGCAAGAACTTCAGGGAAATTGGTTAGCCGATCAAATTCATCCCAATAATAAGGGTTATCGCATGATTGCGGAAGGAATACTGGATGAAATTCGTTCCGGGGAACACGTCTCTGCCAGTGCCGAGTAA
- a CDS encoding Nif3-like dinuclear metal center hexameric protein: MVIQGDRLIQAMEKWAPAYLAVEKDRIGLQVGSPREEVQGVLVALDVTEEVVDEAIRIGANWIVAHHAIIFHPLKELRTDQAAGRLYGKLLKHGIQVYVAHTNLDTAVGGVNDVLSEGLGLDETQVMIPTYHQALKKIAVMVPTDYHELLLQAMCRAGAGWIGNYSHCTFNLTGTGTFRPEAGTQPFIGREGELERVEEVRLETVVPAEIQQAVIQAMIQAHPYEEPAFDIYPLEVPGEVQGMGRVGKLPQKMMLKDLAQKIKSAYGIPCLRMVGEETRYVSTVAVLGGSGGRYYPKAIEMGADVYITGDVDHHTALDALRDGLTLLDPGHHVEHLVLDRIVARLKETFGEKACPIQKTTVDTNPFQFV, encoded by the coding sequence ATGGTTATCCAAGGGGACCGACTGATTCAAGCGATGGAAAAATGGGCCCCTGCTTACCTGGCGGTGGAAAAGGACCGTATCGGGTTGCAAGTGGGCAGTCCCCGTGAAGAGGTCCAGGGTGTTCTGGTCGCACTGGATGTAACCGAGGAAGTCGTGGATGAGGCGATTCGGATTGGAGCTAACTGGATTGTGGCTCACCATGCTATCATATTTCATCCGCTGAAGGAGCTGCGTACTGATCAGGCTGCGGGTCGCCTTTATGGGAAACTGCTGAAACATGGGATTCAGGTTTATGTTGCTCATACGAACTTAGATACAGCGGTTGGCGGGGTTAATGATGTATTAAGTGAAGGGTTGGGCCTCGATGAGACACAAGTTATGATCCCTACTTATCACCAAGCATTGAAGAAAATTGCTGTGATGGTCCCGACAGATTATCATGAGCTACTGCTCCAGGCAATGTGCCGGGCGGGAGCGGGGTGGATCGGTAATTACAGTCATTGTACCTTTAATTTGACCGGGACTGGCACATTTCGACCTGAGGCGGGAACTCAGCCTTTTATCGGAAGAGAAGGGGAGTTGGAAAGGGTTGAGGAAGTACGCCTGGAAACCGTCGTGCCTGCAGAAATTCAACAAGCCGTCATCCAAGCCATGATCCAGGCTCATCCATATGAAGAGCCTGCCTTTGATATTTATCCCCTGGAAGTACCAGGTGAGGTACAGGGAATGGGACGCGTGGGAAAACTTCCGCAAAAAATGATGCTAAAGGATTTGGCACAAAAGATTAAGAGTGCATATGGCATTCCCTGTCTTCGCATGGTAGGAGAGGAAACCCGCTATGTTTCCACCGTGGCTGTGTTAGGCGGCTCCGGGGGACGGTACTATCCGAAAGCCATCGAGATGGGTGCCGATGTGTACATTACTGGGGATGTGGATCACCATACGGCACTGGATGCACTTCGGGATGGACTGACTTTGTTGGATCCCGGACATCATGTGGAGCATCTGGTTCTGGACCGGATTGTCGCGAGGTTAAAGGAAACGTTTGGGGAAAAAGCATGTCCCATTCAGAAAACAACTGTCGATACAAACCCGTTTCAATTTGTGTAA